The nucleotide sequence TTTTCTGTATTTACTCTTTTGTACCTTATTTAGGAAAGTTAATGTGTTTGCATTATTTGTACAAAAAGGACACATAGCATTTATCACTAGAGGATACTGAGCTGTGTTACAGCACGAGTTTGCTTAATGACTGATCCACATTGTTCCAGTAATTACCCATGTGATGGTGGATGCAAAGTTACATAAAATTGGAAATAGTTCCGTGTTATTAGCGGCGGCAGTCCTATGCACTGTATGATTGACTGAACAAGTTATTCAGCATGTCTAGTTTGCAGTTTAGCATCAATGCAATGTGTCATTGACTTCGATGACATGTTAGTAGTTTTCGTAATGAGCACTTAGCACCAATCAGTGTATTGTGGACCTTTTAGTACCTGTGGCTGCATATCTACTGGAACCCGCATACTTATTGGATATGTGGAACCCTTTTGGCTTGGACACCATAACAACATGAAAATTTaccaaaaaaggaagaaaagaaagatAGACTACTGTGTCAAGTTATATGTTCAATCTTTATAATTTACGAGCCGCTCCTCTTACCTTTAACTGATCTGTTGATGGTAGCCTCATTTCATCATTTTATGGTTTCaaatttatattattattttatgAACAAACACTTGTATAGGGAAAAATAAATATAATGTTAATGTGGCAGAAACTGGTGAATGGAACTCAGGACATTTCATTTTTATTGTAGGAGGCATAAAATGTGTTAAGAATCTGACGCTTCACTCGGCATCGGTTCTGTCCATTAGTGCTGGTGATCACTGGCTTGGAATTGGTGCTGCTGATAATTCTATGTCTCTTTTCCATCGACCACAAGAACGATTCGGAAGTTTCTCAAATACAGGATCAAAAGTTGCAGGATGGCAGCTTTATAGAACTCCCCAGAAAACGTCTGCAGTGGTAATACATCTCATTGCTTTGTTTAATTCATTCCTTCCTAGCATGTTTGCAATATTGATCAATGAGAGGCCTGTATTGATTTCTATTGTGGTCATAGCATGATAGCAAGTAGGGCAATGGGGTAGGCACGTAACAATCACACACTAGAAATTCAGCACATAGATGATAGATACCTTCCCCCACTTTTGTTAACTTCTTTGTACGTAACAAGCAAAGCTGCCTGCTTTTAGCAAGGATGCTTTGTACCACATCTGTATTTTGTTCATACTTATCTTTTGATAAACAATTACTATTCATACTTGACGTCTGCTCCGTGATGTTCCTGGCACAACTATGTGTTTGATTAATGTACGACTGGACCAATTGTTCCCAAGCATGACTGTAGATAGTCATACTATATGCATATGATGTTCCAAGGCACGTCATAAAATCACCTTTTTTGTAAGCATCATTATAAGTTTGTAGTATGTCCAAGATGCCATGTTAACATTCATGGTTGAACAAATGGTCGTCCATTCTAAATCCTCAATTTTCCTTGTGACAGGTGAGATGTATAGCATCGGACCTGGATAGGAAAAGAATATGCAGTGGTGGCCGGAATGGACTTCTTAGGCTGTGGGATGCTACCACAAGTATCTAAGACATTACTaggatatatatgttcatgtaaaGAAATGTCAATTGCCCTGTGATGTTGTATGTCATTTTCTGTTTTTGGTCGTCTTGTAGAAATAAGAGAGAAACTCTATTTGTTCCATCCATTATGTAATCTCAAAAGCTGTTTTGATGTCTCGTGTGAAATTTTGTCTATAATTTTAAGGTCTAGGTGACCCCTAGCCTGCCAGGTaatccctccgttcacaaatataagatgttttgcatattttaatACGGACAACATTCAGACTGATATGAGTGAAAAAACACACTATCTTTTTTGACCATGAAAACTGCAGGGCTCACCTCACATCATATTTTCTTTATTAATAAAAGAAAGGCAGTAGCATATTCACAGGAAAGAACAGTTCCACCAGCAGTGAAAAAAAGGAAAGTAAACATTAATTATACATATACTAAACCTGGCCAGGTTTAGTTTACCAGGtttttttttttgactttttcCTATCAGTAAAATTCGGGCCAATAGGGTAGTGACGCGTTAATTTGTGGGGGAGCTGGCGGGGTGCGCTTCTGGGTGCGTTTGGTTTGTTACGTCCGTATAGTCGGTGGCCGCTGAAATTGCTAGCCCTACTCGCTTCGAGAGAGACCTCGTTGATGTCAAGGCCaccacggcacccccgaacaagaCTATAAATACTCTCCTTCGCTCTGCCTCACGTTCCTCCCCGCTCCACAGCCGAGCTCCCGTTCCCTTCTCCGTCTCCTCTTTGCCCGCGTCCCGCTCGAAACCCACACGCACTCATCTTCCACATCCGTGTGCTCCGCTGTGATGTTGCCGACGGTAGTTTGCACCGTGGCTATGCTCCCCAGGCGTCGCCTGCCCCGACGGCCCGAGGGTCCTTACGCGTCAGGCCGCCTTGGCTGGAGGTGAGGAGCTGCCATGACCGTGGATCCCCCTACCTCCTCTGCTCCTTCTAACCTCTTCTACCACTCCACTGATGTGCTCCATGCTGCTCTCGCGACAGAGATGACGGTCAACCCTTGGTTGCACGGCGCGGTGGCCAGCCATGGGACTGGACGGTACTGTCGCCGGCGCTCTGCACCTTCCGCTGGTATCTCCTGTATGTGCCTACATCACTCCATGTCCCATGTCCCTGCTACAGCCGGTGGACCTCCACATGTTGGACGAGAACAAGGGCACTGAAGACCATGGCCAGTCCCGTGAGGCCGTGACACCATGCCTCTCCCACCTCTTTCGGTGGCTTTCTACTGCCCCTGCGCTGGGAGCTCAACATGGAGGGACTCGCCATGGATCGAGCATCGTCTGGAGTCTGGACGCAACTGCCCACTGCCCTGCAAGTTGACTGTTCCAACGCCCACCAAGTGTTTGATGTAATGTTTGGACGGCTGTAGGTAAAAGAAAATCAGTTTTATCCAGAAACTATGTTGCTATACTCCTAATTTTGTGTTCTTCCAAGAGATTTGACTTCACCATTAATTGAGGGAAAGGACTTTCCTCAACCATGCACCATATATTGTTTCCGCATTCATTTTTCTCTTTATTAACCTAGTTATTCTCTTATTACCATGTTTATGGTTTCCGCTGCAAAGTTTGATGACATGTTTCCTGTTATAGTGTTGATGATAAGTCATCGAAGGTTATACGTGTGTTCCATCCCAAGCACAATTCTTTTTCTTGACATGTTCCTTTTGTGATATGTCTACTTATGCAATGAGGCTTAGCTTGCTACTGGTGGATTGCAGCTTGGAAATATGTTGAAAGAGAGCTTTACTATCAGGAGGCCCTCCATAGGAAATAGGATGCAGTGTAAAATGGACTGTGCCTTAACCCTTGTTTGGCATGAACTTCATGGATGAGGCAATTGAGCTCTACACAACAAGCATATTTAATACATCAAGGTTGTTAGGCACAATTGTTCATGTAGAACCATCTGTTAAACTTACTATGACTTCCTTGTGCTCCATGGAATCTTCCTTGTGCTCTGTGAGGCCTGGCGCTtccggtcgcccccccccccccccccccccccccccaagagtgTCGGGAGAAGCGGCTGCTACAGAACACATCACACGCTATATGCTCATGGGTCTTCAGGTCAGCTCCCTCTCGAGTCATGCGTCCATCTTCTTCTAAGGCAGATTTAGCATGCATTTCAGTTAATTGTTCCATTAATGTGTTTGTAGGACAGGGATGGGAGGCTCTTCTACAAGCTCATGATCGACATCGAGGAGCTGCATATCCTTATTTATAGAGATAATTAGAAGTTTGCGAGAAATTTAGTGTGCTCTACATCTAATTTCAGAGGAAGTACATGCACTGTAGCAGCATGCAAGTGGGTTCAT is from Triticum aestivum cultivar Chinese Spring chromosome 3A, IWGSC CS RefSeq v2.1, whole genome shotgun sequence and encodes:
- the LOC123061317 gene encoding uncharacterized protein, translated to MLPTVVCTVAMLPRRRLPRRPEGPYASGRLGWRDDGQPLVARRGGQPWDWTPVDLHMLDENKGTEDHGQSREAVTPCLSHLFRWLSTAPALGAQHGGTRHGSSIVWSLDATAHCPAS